The Danio rerio strain Tuebingen ecotype United States chromosome 20, GRCz12tu, whole genome shotgun sequence genome contains the following window.
taaagCATTACTAAACGACGAGGAAACACGCTGatctacataattcattcatagaaagagcagccagaaaggggaaattgatggatttatgacaaatattagtattattgacccataactaggggtgtcacgatttcgatttttaatcgaaatcgatcgaaatttatgctcaatttcgattgtcgaatcaaaaaatagaatcgtcgatgctgtcacacccccatgtcacgtcagcttgaagcgggaaaaaaacaggcttgttgaagtgcttgttaaactgcagaagcaggagacccatcgacagaacttaaaccctctcctctttcaatgaagtcgccggtgtgtaagcattttggatttccagtgagttatgttgacaacgttcgtgttgtcgacaaaaaaaaaacacagttttgcaagctctgctatgtacgtattacgtacggtttgtCCGATAGActacaccggcatcgcgatcctccgcccgcccccattGCAAATCCACTCGCGAacagtacacactcaggccctgtttacactgtctttgtttttaaatggcattttagaacgacaacgatttgacatccacagtggcgtgtagcatttctgagcagccctccttcttcactaccgctgaaaacacacatcacgtgaccacacagacacagacacactcacagccatgcgctcgagagagcaggtccaggcagccagaggactgcttcaatctttcactcacttgtactttgtcattttagcgaacacctcagatactgttggctggttcctgtcttttttaccgacgccattataacgacacagatcactgcctttTCAACCGGTcccacagaaaaagtgattgacaggtggtaattatgtgtgtatcttgcctttattcatttactgtaggatttgtttatgggtaaaacaaagaccatgcaggtcaggtagtttaaacggtaggctacaaataattaattggtcattaattaattaattattcataatcgaaaatcgaatcgtgcctttagaatcgaaaatgtaatcgaatcgaggatttagaggatcgtgacacccttacccataacaatgtacaatacctataactgtcagtatgtttgtgtgttttttataccGTTTCTATTCGAATTTGCAGTTCAGTGGAAAAAACAAACATGCTGAAaagcaaatcaaagtataaatagcagaagtgaacaaatagattttccctatGAGCAAATATTAATCccacaccaaatataaaagcagacagtAACCCGCTATATCGTCCTCACCAATGACTAAAACTCCAAAAGACAGACAAAAACAttgaattgtagctctgacatggacatgacggatataaattactgaaaaacagctgcgggtgcAGTATATTGCGAtcatatctctgttttgttctgttgatatgtaatcCAAATACTCGTAGCTCGAAACAGATGACTGAATCGTGCTGCTTTTAcagcccctcacacagcttgatccacgctggcatttctccgcttgggttttaggttttggaatgtaaaaaaaaaattcaccacctcgttcaaacttttaggataccggctatcagatttgcacaatccatatgcacaacactttggcttgtttccctcgctcgaaagcttgacagaccaCCTGCGCATAGCCACTATTGGAGTGTGGCAGTTTTCAGGtgtggcttagcaaagggtcaattgCACAATAAGTCAATACAGCAGTTATTGTGAAGGGTCTACACAAATATTTGAGCGCTATTACAAGTGTTTCATACATCAGACTTACCTTAAATGGGCAGGGGATATGATACTCTCTGCAGCGCTCCTGAACCCAGGTGGTCTCCCACACCGATCTATGGCTCTGCTCATACAAATAACATCCAATGACCGTCAGCAGAGGCACCAGGTACAGCACGGAGAACACGCCGATCCGGATCATGAACTTCACCAGTTTGTCCTGGTTCTCCTTCTCTAGTGGGATCTCCATCCGTACTCTATTTAGCGCCGCAATGCCTGCTAACAGCAGCACCACACCAACAATCACATCCAGCACTAGCGGCACCAACAGGAACCAGCGCAAAGCCATGAGGTCGTAGAGGCCAACGAAACACACACCACTCATGCTGTCGCCCTCGATTTTGTTCATGGCCATCAGAGTGATGGTGAGGGCTCCAGGCACACCCCAAGCCACCGCATGAAACAGCAAAGCCTTCTTCTCGATGGCCTCGCTTCCCCATTTGGGAACTGCTGCTAGGAACCAGGTGATGGTGAGAATGACCCACCAAACACTTCCTGCCATGGTGAAGAAGTAGAGGGTCATGAAGAGTAGGGTGCAGGCTTTATTGTGGGAGCCTTGGGTGATGGTGGAGGCTCGGAAACGACCCGGGCTTGCTGTGTTACATGAGACACGATCCTCCAACAGGAAGCCCAAGAAGAAGACCAGAGACACCATCATATAGCAGACAGCATAGAAGATGATGGGACGCTCGGGGTAGCGGAAGCGACCCACATCGATGAGAAAAGTCAAGAAGGTGAACAGAGTCGCAGATAGGCAGACGATGGAAATGACGCCGATGAAATAGCGGGCGAAGATGAGCTCGTCTTTGCGGAAGTACATGTTGGGGCAGGGAGGAGAGCAGTCACGGACGCCCATGAAGGAGTAACCCAGGTCGGGCTCGATCTTCAACTCTCGCGGGCACCAAAAGCCATAATCCCGTTGAACTGCTGATGGCGATTCCTCAGTGCTGTCGCTGCTGGGGAGCAGGTCTATCGCTCGAGGGTACGACTCTTCACATTCGGGAAACCTGAGAGACAGAATATTAGATTGGGTTCTTATATAACACACAGATGTCTAGCAGAAGGGCTTCATGAAAGGAAGCTTGTACCTGCTACACTCCATCTCATCTGGCCAGCTGACCCCAAACATCTCCATGAGCTTGTAGCAGTCGCTCTTAGCCCGCTGGCACAGGCGGCGACATGGCAGGGTCACACGGCCATACTCGGTGCACACGGGTGCATAAAGGGCACACAGGAACGGGCGTATTTCAGTAGAGCACTCCAAGTTCACCATAGGATGAAAGGGCTGTATAGAAAGAGAAGAAAATAATGTaacgttaataataataataataatttcataataaacATGTGACAGCGAAACACAgcgaaacatttcatttcatttgggTTTGTTtgtcattatatttatattatgttttgaTACTCCAttatctatttaaatattttaaatattaaatttattttaataattgaaattttttataattttatttataaatttgtctgttttatctTACTGTGTGGCCCATTGCCATTATGCAatattgtattaataaaatacagaaacaagTTCTGACAATCAACTATTAAAAACGCATAAAGCCTAATCACGTTTCTAAATCAGACTAAACAAAACATCAGAAGCAGAATGTTAACCAGTCAACTGCACAAACACAATACCCATCAGGCCACGTTACTTTCTGACCCatctagtttagtttttttttttaatcgcagTCACTTGGTCACCCTTATGTTAAATGAACATAATTAGATCTGTTGTGCAGGCCTGGTATCGTCCCTCCCTCATCCCTCTGAGGAGGCTTTTGTTTGGGGCGGGGAGACATGCTGTTTATGGCTGAGGCCCAGTTACAGCATGAGGCATTCTGGGAGTTGTACCAGTTCTGGGGCCGGACATCAATATGCAAATCCCATGGGGGAGAAATAGAAAGACTCCACCCAGGACCAGACAGATAGACAATAAACGCCTCCACCCCTGCAGAGCACGGCCCTTTGTGATACTCGGGTGGGGGTTCTGACATCCCAGCACCAAAACTTTCAATCATTTACACATGGCATAAACAGTATTTtttatcataaaaaataatagtaaataaataaaattacagcagTATATATTTACATTCCTATAcgttattttacttaatattattaaagataataaaaagaccagaatacaaataataacaaatatatatatatatatatatatatatatatatatatatatatatatatatatatatatatatatataattataatattttttaaaaacataacaataataaaaccattattattatatttttaaaaacataacaataataaaaacattattattatatttttaaccattatgcactgtttaaattaaaatttactacccttttgttatgttcgggatgaaaacatccactgaattaaaatgctgtaaaattgcatcagattttttttttcaaatattttgcataaatctgttaatcaacctcagtcctgataaaaaaaaaaactactaaattgtttagaaaattataggattttaactctttaattctctaattaataaatgatgtcactgatttggtgaaaaaaaaacacacacaaaatgacgtattttcaatatagaaaagtaattgtggactggattttctTAACATTTTATCACAGTGTTGTGCATGTAAACGATCAATAATAACATTAGCTTTGATTCATTGTTAGgttttcattttttctcccttaattactgttggtggctgtttttgccccattgacttccattataaccacatttaatgGTGCAttaatacacagtctttgtttttatttactccatgtagttctgagagctgagatgcatctTTTGATGTTCTCAGACACATCAATATAAGTGCGCAAATATTACTCTCTCACGCACACAGATCAACAGATGCCAAcagatgatcaacagtaaaagtgACACATTTTACCGTGATTATATGGTGGCATGAAAAACCATGCATCAAAGACAATGTTGtgtcacatgtccaagactgcgataaaaggtaaaaaaataaataaataaataaataatatacgattactttttatattgaaaatacgtcattttgtgtgtgttttatttctacCAAATcaatgacatcatttatgaatttggcaatgaAAGAGTTAAAATCTTGTTGTTTTCTAAGCAGTTTAGTAGCTTTAATTAGGACTAatttgattaacagatttatgcaaaaaaaaaaaatgaaaaaaaaaaatgatcagatgcatttttacagcagtttaattcagtggatgttttcttccccaacataacaaaagggtaataAATTTAGTGTATTGTAGAGTTTTTTCATTCTaaacaatttctcaaaatatgtgtcaaagtaAGATTCACACCAAAAATCATTCTTCTAGCTGAAACAGACTTATGGCCACTTACTGAgacacaaaatcaccccagagtggatgaaaacatccccaacaacaaaacaaatcatgtttagttgttaaaaattttaaaatgtataattcccATCATTTATTAATAGAAAAGGACAATTGGGCAATATAACATATTTTTATGTGTTATTTCCACTGTCAGATTTAAAATATCAgagaaaaaatgtatattaatcttATATTACATATAATTATCTCCAATATTTAAGGtttgaaatatataaaattatcaaatattaataattttaataaaatattcttattaaaaccgtagaatataatttatttgtagttattaataaaacacaaacagacattttttttcaaaacttttattACCGACACGTCCAGAAAACCCATAATAATTTCGAAATGGTCTCTTTTTTCCAGAGCTGTATATCTATAGTGCTTTATCGGTAAAATGATTGAATACAtaattacagtataaaaacacaatattacTCTCAGCATTTGGCTGTTAAAAATTCTATTCATTACAAATTACGTGCACTAA
Protein-coding sequences here:
- the fzd3a gene encoding frizzled-3a isoform X2 translates to MVLLWALCSMLTVCMAINMEATGSHSMFSCEPITLRMCQGLAYNTTFMPNLLNHYDQQTAALAMEPFHPMVNLECSTEIRPFLCALYAPVCTEYGRVTLPCRRLCQRAKSDCYKLMEMFGVSWPDEMECSRFPECEESYPRAIDLLPSSDSTEESPSAVQRDYGFWCPRELKIEPDLGYSFMGVRDCSPPCPNMYFRKDELIFARYFIGVISIVCLSATLFTFLTFLIDVGRFRYPERPIIFYAVCYMMVSLVFFLGFLLEDRVSCNTASPGRFRASTITQGSHNKACTLLFMTLYFFTMAGSVWWVILTITWFLAAVPKWGSEAIEKKALLFHAVAWGVPGALTITLMAMNKIEGDSMSGVCFVGLYDLMALRWFLLVPLVLDVIVGVVLLLAGIAALNRVRMEIPLEKENQDKLVKFMIRIGVFSVLYLVPLLTVIGCYLYEQSHRSVWETTWVQERCREYHIPCPFKVEKTSRPDIALFLIKYLMMLVVGIPSVFWVGSKKTCFEWASFFSGHRRKDSAVHESRQVLQEPDFTQLLLRDPNTPVVRKSRGTSTQGTSTHASSTHLAMLDEPPSASTSRAGSTRSKSSSFHGSLHRSRDGRYTASSFRGVEERVSHGSSLHLNEPLQHCAINRLDSQSRHGSLQRLESQSRHSSVRDLSITAQAIQSSPGNGIHRVMEEDATKA
- the fzd3a gene encoding frizzled-3a isoform X1 produces the protein MVLLWALCSMLTVCMAINMEATGSHSMFSCEPITLRMCQGLAYNTTFMPNLLNHYDQQTAALAMEPFHPMVNLECSTEIRPFLCALYAPVCTEYGRVTLPCRRLCQRAKSDCYKLMEMFGVSWPDEMECSRFPECEESYPRAIDLLPSSDSTEESPSAVQRDYGFWCPRELKIEPDLGYSFMGVRDCSPPCPNMYFRKDELIFARYFIGVISIVCLSATLFTFLTFLIDVGRFRYPERPIIFYAVCYMMVSLVFFLGFLLEDRVSCNTASPGRFRASTITQGSHNKACTLLFMTLYFFTMAGSVWWVILTITWFLAAVPKWGSEAIEKKALLFHAVAWGVPGALTITLMAMNKIEGDSMSGVCFVGLYDLMALRWFLLVPLVLDVIVGVVLLLAGIAALNRVRMEIPLEKENQDKLVKFMIRIGVFSVLYLVPLLTVIGCYLYEQSHRSVWETTWVQERCREYHIPCPFKVEKTSRPDIALFLIKYLMMLVVGIPSVFWVGSKKTCFEWASFFSGHRRKEALTSSPSTCPTPSSLIHLHSSTFPLSLPSVLRLSLPSFPPISSVSSAVHESRQVLQEPDFTQLLLRDPNTPVVRKSRGTSTQGTSTHASSTHLAMLDEPPSASTSRAGSTRSKSSSFHGSLHRSRDGRYTASSFRGVEERVSHGSSLHLNEPLQHCAINRLDSQSRHGSLQRLESQSRHSSVRDLSITAQAIQSSPGNGIHRVMEEDATKA
- the fzd3a gene encoding frizzled-3a precursor (The RefSeq protein has 1 substitution compared to this genomic sequence) yields the protein MVLLWALCSMLTVCMAINMEATGSHSMFSCEPITLRMCQGLAYNTTFMPNLLNHYDQQTAALAMEPFHPMVNLECSTEIRPFLCALYAPVCTEYGRVTLPCRRLCQRAKSDCYKLMEMFGVSWPDEMECSRFPECEESYPRAIDLLPSSDSTEESPSAVQRDYGFWCPRELKIEPDLGYSFMGVRDCSPPCPNMYFRKDELIFARYFIGVISIVCLSATLFTFLTFLIDVGRFRYPERPIIFYAVCYMMVSLVFFLGFLLEDRVSCNTASPGRFRASTITQGSHNKACTLLFMTLYFFTMAGSVWWVILTITWFLAAVPKWGSEAIEKKALLFHAVAWGVPGALTITLMAMNKIEGDSMSGVCFVGLYDLMALRWFLLVPLVLDVIVGVVLLLAGIAALNRVRMEIPLEKENQDKLVKFMIRIGVFSVLYLVPLLTVIGCYLYEQSHRSVWETTWVQERCREYHIPCPFKVEKTSRPDIALFLIKYLMMLVVGIPSVFWVGSKKTCFEWASFFSGHRRKDAVHESRQVLQEPDFTQLLLRDPNTPVVRKSRGTSTQGTSTHASSTHLAMLDEPPSASTSRAGSTRSKSSSFHGSLHRSRDGRYTASSFRGVEERVSHGSSLRLNEPLQHCAINRLDSQSRHGSLQRLESQSRHSSVRDLSITAQAIQSSPGNGIHRVMEEDATKA